One genomic region from Anaeromusa acidaminophila DSM 3853 encodes:
- a CDS encoding TIM barrel protein: MLQLINTSSYVDDCAMWRSWGGGLEGFLADHGLDGVEAYLGDDWDDTQLPAKHICGVHLRFWPAWLDFWRGDEAEVLRQFGSWENAKLYYGADTPAGWLAVWRRNLAQAVAAGAHYVVLHVAHVRQEETGHWRFSASDEEVVNATLELVRLLVQELPASVALLFENLWWPGLRLTQPRMAALLFDGLERANTGIMLDTGHLMNTCQELRNEQEAVDYVLRTVDSLGIYASRVRGLHLHASLSGEYVRHSRRRDMKVSDVETLWKHVSAIDQHQPFGSEEAARLVQRIGPAYTVHEFIYSSLEEVSRKVTCQQAALAAGGLGELPWKQRGWSARMRAAGAGVR, encoded by the coding sequence ATGCTGCAACTGATTAACACTTCAAGCTATGTTGACGATTGTGCAATGTGGCGCAGTTGGGGCGGCGGTCTGGAAGGCTTTCTAGCGGATCACGGCTTAGATGGGGTTGAAGCCTATTTAGGTGATGATTGGGATGATACGCAGCTGCCTGCAAAGCATATTTGCGGAGTGCATTTGCGCTTCTGGCCGGCATGGCTTGATTTTTGGCGTGGCGATGAAGCGGAAGTGTTGCGGCAGTTTGGCAGTTGGGAAAATGCCAAGCTCTATTACGGCGCTGATACTCCGGCGGGATGGTTGGCTGTTTGGCGGCGCAATTTGGCGCAGGCCGTGGCGGCGGGCGCTCATTATGTAGTTCTTCATGTGGCTCATGTGCGACAAGAAGAAACCGGTCATTGGCGGTTTTCCGCTAGTGATGAAGAGGTGGTAAACGCAACGCTGGAGTTGGTGCGCTTATTGGTGCAGGAACTGCCTGCGTCGGTAGCTCTTTTATTTGAAAATCTTTGGTGGCCTGGATTGCGGCTGACCCAGCCTCGTATGGCGGCCTTGCTTTTTGATGGTTTGGAGCGGGCTAATACTGGCATTATGCTTGATACAGGGCATTTAATGAATACCTGCCAAGAACTGCGCAATGAGCAAGAAGCAGTCGATTATGTGCTGCGTACGGTGGATTCCTTGGGAATCTATGCATCACGAGTGCGGGGGCTGCATCTGCATGCATCCTTGTCTGGCGAGTATGTGCGCCACAGCCGGCGCCGGGACATGAAAGTCAGCGACGTGGAAACCCTCTGGAAGCACGTGTCGGCCATTGATCAGCATCAGCCTTTTGGCAGCGAAGAAGCTGCGCGGTTGGTGCAACGCATTGGTCCGGCGTATACAGTGCATGAGTTTATCTACTCGTCATTAGAAGAAGTATCCAGGAAAGTAACTTGCCAGCAAGCGGCGTTAGCCGCCGGCGGTTTAGGAGAGCTTCCTTGGAAGCAGCGGGGTTGGTCGGCTCGGATGAGAGCGGCAGGCGCCGGGGTACGTTAA
- a CDS encoding sensor domain-containing protein: MNLLPDAALSKDNEYILLSWLLKEASLGIYIIKRIGNNRSVILAVNDVFCQLTGLKHTELIGQSASALLSLLREEDQRKLQDLLSQGAPITDLEFPWLQKDGSLAWAITSLRLFPSQNHSLLVGISKKLPLLPPTHETTTDFRQEVRAVHAKVLLLEQRLQEQQKRLHESNERRRVDEKRFHLAMSFSGIGLLDIDWAKAPGSFRLTRNWLKKFGLEQYSGVLAKDLYASRIHPEDIAAHVQSLAMHLEGTSMLYENEYRMKDAQGNWLWVSLRAKTMRNKNGLPLRTTGLLTDITALKQRDYQATHDEVTELYNRRGFTEKVSQLLNAGSQGILLSINIDDFKVINDIYGYEQGNEYLLKFAKHLQALFPPGTLLARSGADEFLAFFSGAVETNKIPTYSSSFKNIFLETTFGSFFISAKGGFAPTSATAETAHELIQKASLALHHAKEMGKSTFCRYEPTLQKKNIRRHVLKEGLNHAFRNQEFSLAFQPIYQIIEQQERIYGYEVLLRWKSPSLGLISPSEFIPLVEESNLILSIGEWTLREACRISTQFQQQHGEYLNISVNVSVRQLAAPGFVNLVRSILEQSNLPANCLTLEITESVMMTDTEKNVALLSQLRDHGVSIALDDFGTGYSSFTYLQKLPISILKIDKSLIDDITSSQGKTQPIIASLLHMSKLLGYRVVTEGVESPEQLQLLLQNGCEYFQGYFFSKPLPQSALQEFQQKSHLKTQAFSLPPVEPSNAADEAS, from the coding sequence ATGAATCTGCTGCCAGACGCCGCGCTTTCCAAAGACAACGAGTACATTTTACTTTCGTGGCTCCTGAAGGAAGCCTCCCTAGGTATTTACATCATTAAACGAATAGGCAATAATCGTTCCGTCATTTTGGCGGTCAATGATGTTTTCTGCCAGCTAACTGGTTTAAAGCACACGGAACTAATCGGCCAAAGCGCCTCCGCGCTTCTCTCCTTATTGCGAGAAGAAGATCAACGAAAGCTCCAAGATCTTTTAAGCCAAGGCGCTCCTATAACCGACTTGGAATTCCCCTGGCTGCAAAAAGATGGCTCCTTAGCCTGGGCCATTACCTCTTTGCGTCTCTTTCCCAGTCAAAATCATAGCCTTCTGGTAGGTATCTCTAAGAAGCTGCCCCTCCTCCCTCCGACTCATGAGACTACTACGGATTTTCGCCAAGAAGTACGCGCCGTCCACGCCAAGGTGCTGCTGCTGGAGCAACGCCTGCAAGAACAGCAAAAGCGCCTCCATGAGTCTAATGAAAGACGGAGAGTCGATGAAAAACGCTTCCACCTGGCCATGTCGTTCTCCGGCATTGGCCTTTTAGACATTGATTGGGCCAAAGCGCCAGGGTCGTTTCGCCTTACCCGTAATTGGCTCAAAAAATTCGGTTTAGAGCAATATTCCGGCGTCTTAGCCAAAGATTTGTACGCCAGCCGTATCCACCCGGAAGACATCGCGGCCCATGTGCAATCCTTAGCGATGCACCTTGAGGGAACGTCCATGCTTTACGAAAATGAATATCGCATGAAGGATGCGCAGGGAAATTGGCTTTGGGTCTCGCTACGCGCCAAAACTATGCGCAATAAAAATGGTCTGCCGCTGCGCACAACCGGTCTTTTAACAGATATAACCGCGTTAAAGCAGCGCGACTATCAGGCTACCCATGATGAAGTAACCGAGCTATACAACCGCCGCGGCTTCACCGAGAAGGTGTCACAGCTTTTAAACGCCGGTTCGCAAGGAATTCTTCTATCTATCAACATTGATGATTTCAAGGTTATTAATGATATCTACGGCTATGAACAGGGAAATGAGTATCTGCTTAAGTTTGCCAAGCATCTGCAAGCCCTCTTTCCTCCCGGTACCCTTTTAGCACGTTCCGGAGCCGATGAATTTTTGGCCTTCTTCAGCGGCGCTGTAGAGACTAATAAAATTCCCACGTACAGTTCTTCCTTCAAAAACATCTTTCTAGAAACCACCTTTGGTTCCTTTTTTATCAGCGCCAAAGGGGGCTTCGCGCCGACCTCCGCTACCGCAGAAACAGCTCACGAGCTAATCCAAAAGGCAAGTCTGGCGTTGCATCACGCTAAGGAAATGGGAAAATCGACTTTCTGCCGCTATGAACCGACCTTGCAAAAAAAGAATATTCGCCGCCACGTATTGAAAGAGGGCTTAAATCATGCCTTTCGAAATCAAGAATTTTCGCTTGCCTTTCAGCCCATTTACCAGATAATCGAACAGCAAGAGCGCATTTACGGCTATGAAGTGTTGCTGCGCTGGAAAAGTCCGTCGCTGGGCCTCATTTCTCCCAGTGAATTTATTCCTTTGGTAGAAGAATCGAACCTCATTCTTTCCATTGGCGAATGGACGCTCCGCGAAGCTTGCCGAATCTCCACGCAGTTTCAACAGCAACACGGCGAATATCTTAATATTTCCGTCAATGTATCGGTTCGTCAATTAGCCGCCCCCGGCTTTGTTAATCTGGTCCGTTCCATTTTAGAACAAAGCAATCTGCCCGCAAATTGTCTCACCCTGGAAATCACCGAAAGCGTTATGATGACTGATACAGAAAAGAATGTGGCTTTGCTAAGTCAACTCCGAGATCACGGCGTCTCTATCGCCCTGGATGATTTCGGCACCGGTTATTCTTCCTTTACCTACCTGCAAAAGCTGCCGATTTCCATTTTGAAAATCGACAAATCTCTTATTGATGATATCACCTCATCACAAGGTAAAACACAGCCGATCATCGCTTCGCTCCTTCACATGTCCAAACTCCTGGGTTACCGGGTTGTTACCGAAGGCGTAGAAAGTCCGGAACAACTGCAATTGCTGCTGCAAAACGGCTGCGAGTACTTTCAAGGCTATTTTTTCAGCAAGCCGCTGCCCCAAAGCGCTTTGCAGGAATTCCAGCAAAAGTCGCACCTCAAAACGCAAGCTTTTTCTTTGCCTCCCGTAGAGCCAAGCAACGCTGCAGACGAGGCCAGCTAA
- a CDS encoding Glu/Leu/Phe/Val dehydrogenase dimerization domain-containing protein, with translation MQIFGKMARGQYEQLVFCHEPQSGLKAIICIHDTTLGPGLGGTRMWPYEHEEDAIQDALRLARGMTYKNAAAGLNLGGAKAVIIGDPAKDKSEALWRAFGRFVQTMGGRYITAEDVGTSPADMEFIHMETNSVVGLKSRGSSGDPSPLTALGVYRGMLACAKEVWGQESLRGKTVAVQGLGHVGAALCDILHKEGCKLVVSDVQEKRVQAVVEKIGAQAVAAEVIYDVDCDIFAPCALGGILNERTIERLRCRVVAGAANNQLQEAHHGDLLQQKGILYAPDFIINAGGVINVYDELQPGGYHRDRATRRVETIYENMGRVLAMARKEKLPPHKAAERVAEERLRQMRNLLKLRC, from the coding sequence ATGCAGATCTTCGGTAAAATGGCGCGCGGCCAGTATGAACAGCTTGTGTTTTGTCATGAGCCCCAATCTGGATTAAAGGCGATTATTTGCATTCACGACACAACCTTGGGGCCAGGGCTGGGCGGTACGCGCATGTGGCCGTACGAGCACGAAGAAGACGCGATTCAAGATGCCCTGCGTCTGGCAAGGGGTATGACCTACAAAAATGCCGCTGCGGGCTTGAATCTGGGGGGCGCTAAGGCGGTTATTATCGGCGATCCGGCGAAAGACAAGAGCGAAGCCTTGTGGCGGGCGTTTGGCAGATTCGTACAAACTATGGGCGGCAGATATATTACCGCGGAAGACGTGGGGACGTCTCCAGCGGATATGGAATTTATTCACATGGAGACGAATTCGGTGGTAGGCCTTAAAAGCCGAGGTTCCAGCGGCGATCCGTCTCCTTTGACGGCGTTGGGCGTTTATCGGGGCATGCTGGCCTGCGCCAAAGAGGTTTGGGGTCAAGAAAGTTTGCGCGGCAAGACGGTAGCTGTGCAAGGTTTGGGGCATGTAGGGGCGGCGCTGTGTGATATTCTGCATAAGGAAGGCTGTAAATTAGTCGTAAGTGACGTGCAGGAAAAGAGAGTGCAGGCTGTTGTTGAAAAAATCGGAGCTCAAGCGGTGGCGGCGGAAGTCATTTATGATGTAGATTGTGATATTTTTGCGCCCTGTGCGTTGGGCGGCATTTTAAATGAACGGACCATAGAACGCTTACGCTGCCGAGTCGTGGCGGGGGCGGCTAATAACCAATTGCAAGAAGCGCATCATGGCGATCTGCTACAGCAGAAGGGCATATTGTACGCACCGGATTTTATCATTAATGCCGGCGGCGTTATCAATGTTTACGACGAGTTGCAGCCAGGCGGGTATCATCGAGATAGAGCCACGCGTCGAGTGGAAACCATTTATGAAAATATGGGACGCGTTTTAGCGATGGCCCGTAAAGAAAAATTGCCGCCTCATAAGGCGGCGGAACGGGTAGCCGAGGAACGCTTGCGCCAGATGCGCAATTTGCTGAAGCTGCGTTGTTAA
- a CDS encoding diguanylate cyclase domain-containing protein, translated as MSFSSHNSHINGSSTSEIPLLYRQLLHAAPASALVLTKNRLWVNRNLQEQLHAYGLPQNRSHLWQLVCPQDRRPLLRILATAFQSPGTPLYCELRLELRPQELSFFETTVVRPEDSDSLCLFLLNLTEERRLQERLAHREKQWKLISTTSEDGFWEWDLQLQQGYLSRRGQTLLGYAPEELSIDLDAVQHYIHPADQSHFYQQLAEHLTNRRPYFHCDYRMLAKNGTWRWVRSRGLVFRSELGQPLHILGTIRDIHENRLAEERLLLRNRLLADLHEVALGLLKPHAQHELLDVILDKATAFMGVSDSLLVIDEQGSGLTAPTFMATRGKLQFLEGQASSEACGLTQLILQSQYAICIENYATWPRRHPALSVLGAALAVPLRLGERTMGAFLFFASASSQQFSPEEIQAAKHLADLAVASIRNTSLAASLARETQERNQAESELQESQSRYEQLLALLPDAVFQVDRDTKIIIDANEQFAQLLGYTRQEVLYKPILSFIDTTVHPTSEMEHLYATIPDDGPIPRETKVYLHKDGSQVYLERSGSTSRSQDRCIILFVARDVSAQLAKEERLRYLGFHDALTGLGNRACLEDILAKMKTAPSPFALGILLCDLDRLKKTNDSLGHAAGDLAIMEAASILRRCFRQDDVIIRFGGDEFLVVLPHVSLDLVSQKCQNLLTEAKKVSQRWNYGYFGLSVGWAYDEKGSLHPQQLIQQADQQMYANKRRDTEPH; from the coding sequence ATGAGCTTTTCGTCCCACAATTCCCACATAAACGGTTCGTCAACCTCCGAAATTCCGCTATTATACCGTCAGCTCCTCCACGCAGCGCCTGCCAGCGCCCTGGTGCTAACCAAAAACCGGCTTTGGGTTAACCGCAACTTACAGGAGCAGCTCCATGCCTATGGCCTCCCGCAAAACCGCAGCCACCTTTGGCAACTTGTATGCCCCCAAGACCGACGCCCGCTGCTGCGCATTCTCGCCACCGCTTTCCAATCTCCCGGCACCCCTTTGTATTGCGAGCTTCGTCTGGAGCTCCGACCTCAAGAACTTTCTTTTTTCGAAACCACGGTCGTACGGCCTGAAGACAGCGACTCGCTTTGCTTATTCTTGTTAAACCTCACGGAGGAACGCCGTCTGCAAGAACGCCTTGCCCACCGCGAAAAACAATGGAAACTCATTTCCACTACCTCGGAAGACGGGTTCTGGGAGTGGGACCTGCAGCTACAGCAAGGTTACTTATCCCGCCGCGGCCAAACGTTGCTTGGCTACGCCCCTGAAGAACTATCTATTGATTTGGATGCCGTGCAACACTACATTCACCCTGCCGACCAATCCCACTTCTATCAACAACTTGCAGAACACCTGACAAATAGACGTCCGTATTTCCATTGCGACTATCGCATGCTGGCCAAGAATGGCACTTGGCGTTGGGTTCGCAGCCGCGGCTTAGTCTTTCGCAGCGAGTTAGGACAGCCCTTGCATATTCTCGGCACGATCCGAGATATCCACGAAAACCGTCTTGCCGAAGAACGTCTGCTTTTGCGCAACCGCTTATTGGCGGATTTGCACGAAGTAGCTTTAGGCCTTCTAAAACCGCATGCACAGCATGAACTTTTGGACGTCATTTTAGATAAAGCGACTGCGTTCATGGGCGTCTCCGACAGTTTGCTTGTGATAGATGAACAAGGCTCCGGCCTTACAGCGCCTACTTTTATGGCGACTCGCGGCAAGCTGCAGTTTTTGGAAGGACAAGCCTCTTCGGAGGCTTGCGGTTTAACACAATTGATTCTGCAAAGCCAATACGCCATTTGTATTGAAAATTACGCCACATGGCCTAGAAGACACCCTGCTCTTTCTGTATTAGGCGCAGCTCTAGCGGTCCCGCTTCGCCTAGGCGAACGCACCATGGGAGCCTTTCTCTTTTTCGCCTCCGCCTCTAGCCAGCAATTTTCTCCGGAAGAAATACAAGCGGCTAAACACTTGGCCGATCTCGCTGTAGCAAGCATTCGCAACACTTCGTTAGCCGCTTCTTTAGCTAGGGAAACCCAGGAACGCAACCAAGCCGAATCCGAGCTGCAAGAAAGCCAAAGTCGCTATGAACAGCTGCTCGCCTTGCTTCCTGACGCCGTCTTCCAAGTCGATCGAGACACTAAAATCATCATAGACGCCAATGAGCAATTCGCTCAGCTTCTTGGTTACACCCGCCAAGAGGTACTTTACAAACCCATTCTTTCTTTTATTGATACCACCGTTCATCCTACCAGTGAAATGGAACATCTTTACGCTACCATTCCGGATGACGGCCCGATCCCCCGGGAAACAAAAGTATATTTGCACAAGGACGGCTCTCAGGTATACCTGGAACGAAGCGGCTCTACCTCGCGCAGTCAAGATCGTTGCATCATCCTCTTTGTAGCCCGCGACGTTTCCGCACAGCTCGCTAAGGAAGAACGCTTACGCTACCTGGGATTCCACGACGCTCTTACCGGGCTGGGCAATCGCGCTTGTTTAGAAGACATACTCGCAAAAATGAAAACCGCGCCCTCCCCATTCGCTCTGGGCATCCTTCTCTGCGACTTGGATCGCTTGAAAAAAACAAACGACTCTTTAGGACATGCCGCCGGCGATCTGGCGATCATGGAAGCGGCGTCCATTCTGCGCCGCTGCTTCCGCCAAGATGATGTGATTATAAGGTTTGGCGGCGATGAGTTTCTCGTTGTGCTCCCGCACGTAAGTCTGGACCTTGTCTCACAAAAATGCCAAAACCTGCTTACGGAGGCTAAAAAGGTCAGCCAACGTTGGAACTACGGCTATTTCGGCTTGTCGGTCGGCTGGGCTTACGACGAAAAGGGCTCCTTACATCCACAGCAGTTAATCCAGCAAGCAGACCAGCAAATGTACGCCAATAAACGTCGCGATACCGAACCCCATTGA
- a CDS encoding porin has protein sequence MKQWIAMLAAGTVLTTSSMALAAEPVKFSGDVTVKYEKDTAEGAEDVSGTMSTVRLKGEVDLGTGWSLYARFGAQYATQPGLADYNTDSAVYGDKKSVMAIDQFGFTRQAGDMALKIGRQDVTIGTTALLYSRSESNIGKRAFVDGITAVGTMKGLDISAVVVQEDNAGDQDNRIYAIRTGFQREKPFQWGMTLGRYQDSAEGSTNHWALDGTYTAGKHKWTAEYTQSNRSSENHAYAATWEYGFDDKTSVYLTGFRVEANGDMGKQSDFDNNNRGLYYGVKHQLSKNNSLELVYKDQKALDSGQNNTKLEATFTQSF, from the coding sequence TCGTCAATGGCATTGGCGGCGGAACCAGTGAAATTCAGCGGCGATGTGACGGTCAAGTATGAGAAAGATACGGCCGAGGGCGCAGAGGATGTATCCGGGACGATGAGTACCGTGCGTTTAAAAGGAGAAGTAGATCTTGGTACGGGCTGGTCTTTGTACGCTCGATTTGGGGCGCAGTATGCTACCCAGCCAGGGCTGGCGGACTATAACACGGATTCCGCCGTATACGGAGATAAAAAATCCGTTATGGCGATAGACCAGTTCGGTTTTACCCGCCAGGCCGGTGATATGGCGCTGAAAATAGGGCGGCAAGATGTGACCATAGGCACAACCGCTCTCTTATATAGTCGCTCGGAATCGAATATTGGCAAACGCGCTTTTGTCGATGGCATAACCGCGGTTGGGACGATGAAAGGTTTAGATATCAGCGCGGTCGTAGTACAAGAGGATAATGCGGGAGATCAGGATAATCGTATTTATGCCATTCGCACAGGATTTCAAAGGGAGAAGCCATTTCAATGGGGCATGACGTTAGGTCGTTACCAAGATAGCGCGGAAGGGAGTACGAATCACTGGGCCTTGGACGGGACGTATACAGCCGGAAAGCATAAGTGGACAGCGGAATATACTCAGTCTAATCGTAGTAGTGAAAATCACGCCTATGCAGCGACGTGGGAATATGGTTTTGATGATAAAACATCGGTATATCTGACCGGTTTCCGGGTGGAAGCCAACGGCGATATGGGGAAACAGAGCGATTTTGATAACAATAATCGCGGGTTATACTATGGGGTTAAACATCAATTAAGCAAAAATAACTCTTTGGAGCTGGTTTACAAAGACCAAAAAGCGCTTGATAGCGGGCAAAACAATACCAAATTAGAAGCGACTTTTACGCAGAGTTTTTAA
- a CDS encoding class I SAM-dependent methyltransferase, with product MNHREFFNQMAPHWDEQVRHDACKLSRIVGALSLQPGERVLDIGTGTGVMLPYLRQALGMLGEITAVDVAEEMLARARAKHSELALFLQADAALLPQTENSVDAILCYSVFPHFEQPQTVLREFSRVLRSGGRLVVAHGESRAAINALHEGLETVGQDRLPEAAVLCAWGEEAGFEVEVAVDDEELFVLCFRKK from the coding sequence ATGAATCACCGGGAATTTTTTAACCAAATGGCCCCGCACTGGGATGAACAAGTGCGTCATGACGCCTGTAAGCTGTCGCGCATCGTGGGGGCGTTATCGTTGCAGCCGGGAGAGAGAGTTCTGGATATTGGCACAGGTACAGGAGTCATGCTGCCGTATTTGCGGCAAGCCTTGGGCATGCTGGGGGAGATAACCGCCGTTGACGTGGCGGAGGAAATGCTGGCGCGGGCTCGGGCGAAACACAGCGAATTGGCCTTGTTTTTGCAAGCGGATGCTGCCTTGCTGCCGCAGACGGAAAACAGTGTGGATGCGATTCTTTGTTATTCCGTATTCCCACATTTTGAGCAGCCGCAGACGGTGTTGCGTGAATTTTCCAGGGTGCTTCGTTCCGGCGGACGTTTAGTAGTGGCTCATGGCGAAAGTCGGGCGGCCATTAATGCGCTTCACGAAGGCTTGGAAACGGTGGGGCAAGATCGGCTGCCAGAAGCGGCTGTACTGTGCGCTTGGGGAGAAGAAGCCGGCTTTGAAGTAGAAGTGGCGGTCGATGACGAAGAGCTTTTTGTTCTATGTTTCCGCAAAAAATGA